The nucleotide sequence GATCCCGGGCGTGAAGCGCATGCTGGCCGCGTTGAAGGAGCGCGGGATCGCCGTCGCGGTGCTGAGCAACGGCTGGAATCCGCTGCAGGTTCGCAAGGCGCAGCGTGCGGGGTTCGAAGGCCCGGTGCTCGCCAGCGCCGACATCGGTCAACAAAAACCCGGCGCCCGCGCGTTCGAAGTGCTGCTGAGCGCACTCGGAACGCGTCCGCAGAACACGTGGTTCGTCGGCGACGATCCGTACAGCGACGTCGACGGCTCCCGTTCGGCCGGTCTTCACGCCGTCTGGTTCGACTGGGAGAAGAAACCGTTCCCGCCGGAACTGCTGCCGCCGCCGTATACCATTCACTCGCTCGACGAACTGCTCGAGGTATTGCCGACATGGTCCATGCATTAGCTTTGCTGATCGCCGTGGCGTCGCCCGCGCCGAGCGATTACGACGCCAAACTTCAAGCCCTCGAGCGCCGCTACACCGAATGGTCGCTAAAAGCGAGCCCCACCGGCGCGACCGATGCCGGCATCCACACGTACGATACGAAACTTTCCGACTTTTCGCCGCAAGCCCAAACCGCGGAGATGCAGCAGTTGCACGCGTTTCGCGACGAGCTCGCGCAGCTGCAGCCGTCCGCCGGCGCAAGCCGCCACGACTTTGTCGACTACCTGCTCGTGCGGTCCGATTTAGAAGCCGATTGGTGGGGTCGTACGGTCCTTCGCGGGCTCGAGCGCAACCCGAGCATTTACGAAGGCGAATGCAGTAACGGTATCTTTTCGTTGATCAAAAAACCGTTTGCGAGCGACGAGGTTCGCGTGCACGACGCGATCGCGCGCTTACGCGCGTGTCCGGGCGTACTCGAACAAAGCAAGGCGAATCTCACCGACACCGTTAGGGAGTTCGCGGTCGCGGCATCCGAAGACATCGCCCAAGGCGACGCGCTCTACACGACGAGCCTCGACGCCCTCGCGCACGACGTCTCGCCGCAAACGCGCGCCGACCTTCGCGCCGCGCAGAAGACCGCGCTGACCGCGCTTCACGCGTATGGAAAGTGGCTCGACTCGAACAAGAACTCGTTCCACGAGGGCGGCTACTCGGTCGGAAAGGATCAATACAACTTCTTCCTGCGGCGCGTGCTGCTGCTGCCGTTCGATTCGGATGAAGTCGCCGCGATCGGCCGGCTCGATTTGCCGCGCGACCGCGCGCTGGCCGTTTGGGAAGAGAATCGCGACCGGTACGTCCGCGGTCCGACCGTGCGGCAGCCGGCGTTTACCTCGACGGCGCAGTTTCTCGCGTACTTCGAAAAGTCGATGACGCAGCTCACGTCGTTCTTGAAGACGCATCAAATCGTCGACGTGCCGCCCTACATCGGGCCGTTCCACATCGTTCCGTTGCCTAAGGCCCTCGAAGCCGTCAACACCGGCGGCTTCATGAATCCGCCCGGCATGTTCGACAAGGATCCCGAGGGCTTCTATTTCGTGCCGGAATACAATCCGCACAACACGCTGTTCTTCGCGCAGCAGGCGCGCGAGTCGGTGCTTCCGCTGCTCGGACACGAGGGTATTCCGGGACACTTCATGCAGTTTACGTACGCGTACCACAACCCCGACTACATCCGGCACGTGCACCAAGATAGCGTCTTTGCCGAAGGTTGGGCGCTCTTCGGCGAGGAGATGCTGCTGCGCACGGGGCTGTACGACGACAATCCCTCGGCGCGCAAGCAAGTGATCGCGCTGATGCGCTACCGGGCGACGCGGATCGGCGTCGACGTGGGTCTGGCGACCGGGACCTTTACCTTGCCGCAGGCCATTGCGTACTTTCAAGAGACAGCCGGAATCGACAAGGCGACCGCCTACGGGGAATCCACCCGAGCGGCGATGGGGCCTGGGCAGTTGATAGATTACCTGGTGGGGAAGACGCAGATCGAAGCGCTCTCGGGATTGGTCCGCGACCGGGAAGGATCGGCGTTCACGCTCCGCCGATTCAACGACCGGTTGCTGTCGTACGGTACGGTTCCGCTCTCGACGATTCGCTACGAATGGCTTGACGACGACACGTGGCTCAAGCCGGTGGTCGAGCCCCTCGCACCGCAGGAGTTTTAAACAGGGTCATGGCTCCCAAGATCACGGGCGGCTCGCTGAACAGCCGCAAGCTTCGCTCGCCCAAGGGACTCAACGTCCGGCCGACGCCCGGCCGCGTCAAAGAGTCGCTTTTTTCGATTCTCGCGCCGCGAATCGAGGGAGCGCGCTTCCTCGACCTCTTTGCGGGCACGGGCGCGATCGGGTTCGAGGCGGCGTCGCGAGGCGCGTCGCGCGTCGTGTGCGTTGAGGCGCATCGCGAAACGGCGCACGCGATCGAAGAAGCCGCGCGCGACATGGCTGTGGATAAGGTTGTGAGTATTTTTGCCGCGCCCGCCGAACGCGCGCTCTATCGTCTCGAAGGCCCGTTCGATATCGTGTATCTCGACCCGCCGTATGCCGACGACGTGCCGCTCCAACTTTTCCGCCTGCTGCGCGAACGCAACGTGCTGGCACCCGACGC is from Candidatus Baltobacteraceae bacterium and encodes:
- a CDS encoding HAD family hydrolase; translated protein: MDRNAVAGIGFDLDHTLAIDNKLERVAFLRLLEEIERDTGRVPANLDDEIARIDELLAWQRKGPASIEDAVTRFARDRGVEPKASYVESFRTMAVEMVDDFVIPIPGVKRMLAALKERGIAVAVLSNGWNPLQVRKAQRAGFEGPVLASADIGQQKPGARAFEVLLSALGTRPQNTWFVGDDPYSDVDGSRSAGLHAVWFDWEKKPFPPELLPPPYTIHSLDELLEVLPTWSMH
- a CDS encoding DUF885 domain-containing protein; its protein translation is MVHALALLIAVASPAPSDYDAKLQALERRYTEWSLKASPTGATDAGIHTYDTKLSDFSPQAQTAEMQQLHAFRDELAQLQPSAGASRHDFVDYLLVRSDLEADWWGRTVLRGLERNPSIYEGECSNGIFSLIKKPFASDEVRVHDAIARLRACPGVLEQSKANLTDTVREFAVAASEDIAQGDALYTTSLDALAHDVSPQTRADLRAAQKTALTALHAYGKWLDSNKNSFHEGGYSVGKDQYNFFLRRVLLLPFDSDEVAAIGRLDLPRDRALAVWEENRDRYVRGPTVRQPAFTSTAQFLAYFEKSMTQLTSFLKTHQIVDVPPYIGPFHIVPLPKALEAVNTGGFMNPPGMFDKDPEGFYFVPEYNPHNTLFFAQQARESVLPLLGHEGIPGHFMQFTYAYHNPDYIRHVHQDSVFAEGWALFGEEMLLRTGLYDDNPSARKQVIALMRYRATRIGVDVGLATGTFTLPQAIAYFQETAGIDKATAYGESTRAAMGPGQLIDYLVGKTQIEALSGLVRDREGSAFTLRRFNDRLLSYGTVPLSTIRYEWLDDDTWLKPVVEPLAPQEF
- the rsmD gene encoding 16S rRNA (guanine(966)-N(2))-methyltransferase RsmD gives rise to the protein MAPKITGGSLNSRKLRSPKGLNVRPTPGRVKESLFSILAPRIEGARFLDLFAGTGAIGFEAASRGASRVVCVEAHRETAHAIEEAARDMAVDKVVSIFAAPAERALYRLEGPFDIVYLDPPYADDVPLQLFRLLRERNVLAPDALVVYEHAAKRILPDIPGYRSEREEVYGDVALAFMAPSSA